In Natranaerobius thermophilus JW/NM-WN-LF, the genomic stretch CTCGGCAATTTCTTTATTGGTATATCCTAAGGCTATTAGCTGCAATACTTCCTTTTCCCTGTCGCTGAGATCATAGTTTTTTTCTGTACCGCTCTGTTTATCTGGGTTTCGATAATAGTCGATTAATAATTTAGTAAAAGTTTTATCTACAATAACTTCTCCTTGATAAACTGACCTGATGGCTGAAATCAATTCGTCATCAGCTGCTTTTTTTAAAATATACCCATCTCCTCCTGCTTCAACCACTCTTTTGAAATAAGCTTCATCTTCGTGCATTGTCAGTGCCAAAACTCGGGCACTACAAGATTCTTTGAGTTCTTTGATTATTTCATGACCCTGTTTATCTGGGAGTGACAGATCCAGTAATACTACATCGGGACATTTTTCCTTGCATGTATCTAAAGCTTCTTTGGCAGTACCAACTTGCCCACATACCTCCATATCATCTTGGGAATTTAAAAGCATACTCAATCCTTTTCCAAGTACGGCATGATCATCAACTACTAGTACCGAAATAGTCATGGTTTGATGTTTCCTCCTTTGCTAAATTAATCTTTAAATAAACGGCAGTACCATCTCCGGGAGTGCTTTCAATCGCCAAATGTCCCCCAATTAATTCTGCTCTTTCTTCCATTCCAAATATTCCAAGTCCCCGCGTTTCATTTTGTTTATAATTATCAGAAAACTGTTCCAGGTCAAATCCTTTCCCATCATCTTCAATAATAACTATTAACTGAGAAGAAATGGTCTTGACAATCACATCAATTTTACTAGCATCAGCGTGTTTGATAGAGTTATTGACAGATTCTTGGACTATCCGATAAATATTAGTAGAAATTTCTGGCTCTAATTTTAATCCTTGATCTGCTTGAAACCAAAATTCGGTAGATACTCCAGTCCTTCCTTGTATTTCTTTGAGATATTTTTCTAGGGCATAGTCTAATCCCAAATCATCTAACACACTAGGACGCAGATCCCTGGCCAAACTTTTGATTTCATCAATTACATCTCCAGTAAGTTCTCTTAGTTCTTCAGACATTCTTTTAGCTTCTTCTAAATCGTTTGTTTCGCTGATTTGTTTTAACGCTAACTTTAAAGTAGTCAAAGATTGTCCGGTTCCATCATGAAGCTCCCTTGATATTTTTTTCCGCTCTTCTTCCTGGGCGGACATCATTTTGTTTAACAATTTTTTTCTCATCTCTTCTTTTTTTTCAAGTTGGACCCAACAACTCTCATTATTTTCTCGTAAAGATTTAAGTCCTTCAATCATTTTCTTAAAAGATAGGGATAGCTTGCCAATTTCATCATTTGTTACCACCAGGGGGATACCATGTAAATGACCCTTTGCTACTTGTTCAGTGGCTGAAACTAGTCGATATATTGGATTGATTATTATAAGAGATAATAAATAAGCTGTAATCAAACCAACTATAGAAACTATCA encodes the following:
- a CDS encoding response regulator transcription factor, which codes for MTISVLVVDDHAVLGKGLSMLLNSQDDMEVCGQVGTAKEALDTCKEKCPDVVLLDLSLPDKQGHEIIKELKESCSARVLALTMHEDEAYFKRVVEAGGDGYILKKAADDELISAIRSVYQGEVIVDKTFTKLLIDYYRNPDKQSGTEKNYDLSDREKEVLQLIALGYTNKEIAEKLYISIKTVETHIARIKEKLGLNRRSELVRYAMRNNIISTE
- a CDS encoding ATP-binding protein → MINKIKNKIGIKEKIIAIVVIIVLMLGIWTVVQVRSTTSSALNEYLQRHGISIAKNVSTRSENYLLTNDRYRLHQLVSETMDNNSDVEYLFIEGAGGTVEISSFANELPDNLKQVNTVEENEEYNIQPLNTEHGLVYDIAVPIFEGRIGTVRLGMSTSEIDQLVHQICSNIWLTVLIVSIVGLITAYLLSLIIINPIYRLVSATEQVAKGHLHGIPLVVTNDEIGKLSLSFKKMIEGLKSLRENNESCWVQLEKKEEMRKKLLNKMMSAQEEERKKISRELHDGTGQSLTTLKLALKQISETNDLEEAKRMSEELRELTGDVIDEIKSLARDLRPSVLDDLGLDYALEKYLKEIQGRTGVSTEFWFQADQGLKLEPEISTNIYRIVQESVNNSIKHADASKIDVIVKTISSQLIVIIEDDGKGFDLEQFSDNYKQNETRGLGIFGMEERAELIGGHLAIESTPGDGTAVYLKINLAKEETSNHDYFGTSS